From Paenibacillus graminis, a single genomic window includes:
- a CDS encoding alpha/beta hydrolase, with the protein MPGEHRPSAAPKLSLRMIRVKHIIVALLLSVFFFFVFCFIALHGYIAWVLSNPTVAPLYSNPSLAKGLDYEDITFPALDGSRMMQGWYIPSKGSAKTIVFSHGYGANREETWVPMYDLAHYAHSLNFNVVMFDYGFASKTHKDIATGGKKESQQLLGAIKYAKEHGAKEIVVWGFSMGAGTALQAGLVTKDVDAMILDSTFLLEPDTLYHNIKQNIDLPRQPSLEIMELLFPVLNGTGLNQIPYSKVKAKDYPFPTLFLHGTNDDKAPYPIAEELAANQSNPYSDSWIVKGSHHELLFREHPREYLRRVSAFLGNVQVAKAQ; encoded by the coding sequence ATGCCCGGTGAGCACAGACCAAGTGCTGCACCCAAGCTTTCACTGCGGATGATTCGCGTTAAACATATTATTGTTGCTTTGCTTCTGTCCGTTTTTTTCTTTTTTGTCTTCTGTTTCATCGCACTGCACGGTTATATCGCCTGGGTGCTGTCCAACCCTACAGTGGCCCCGCTGTACTCCAATCCGTCACTGGCCAAAGGACTGGATTATGAGGACATCACCTTTCCGGCGTTGGACGGCAGCCGCATGATGCAGGGATGGTATATTCCGTCCAAGGGCTCGGCCAAAACGATCGTGTTCAGCCACGGTTATGGCGCCAACCGCGAGGAAACCTGGGTCCCGATGTACGATCTGGCCCATTACGCGCACAGCCTAAATTTCAATGTAGTCATGTTTGACTACGGCTTCGCTTCCAAGACCCACAAGGATATCGCCACCGGCGGCAAAAAGGAATCCCAGCAGCTCCTTGGTGCCATAAAGTACGCCAAGGAGCATGGAGCCAAAGAGATTGTTGTCTGGGGCTTCTCGATGGGGGCGGGTACCGCTCTGCAGGCGGGACTTGTCACCAAGGATGTCGATGCCATGATTCTCGACAGCACCTTCCTGCTTGAGCCGGATACGCTGTACCATAACATCAAGCAGAACATCGATCTGCCCCGCCAGCCCTCCCTGGAAATTATGGAATTGCTCTTCCCGGTGCTGAACGGCACAGGATTGAATCAGATTCCTTATTCCAAGGTCAAGGCGAAGGATTACCCTTTCCCTACTCTCTTTCTGCACGGCACCAATGATGATAAGGCTCCGTATCCTATTGCGGAAGAACTTGCAGCTAATCAGAGCAACCCGTATTCGGATTCCTGGATCGTGAAGGGCAGCCACCATGAACTGCTGTTCCGCGAGCATCCGCGCGAGTATCTGCGGCGTGTGTCTGCTTTTCTGGGCAACGTGCAGGTGGCCAAAGCCCAGTAG
- a CDS encoding IclR family transcriptional regulator: protein MEDRKLTVRAVERALDILLCFTQESDLSLTEIASKISLHKSTVHRLLTTLEEKGFLLRNEATEKYRLGIRIWELSTHLPTLDEPAALLLPAMEKLRDQLGETVSLYLRDGLERVRIQAVQSRQAIRRVAQIGARLPLSVGASSKVLAAYAPHEVQTRLLADPNWPEAVDKSVYLEQLQEITRLGYATSFEEREPGAAAVAVPIVGRAGKVVAALSLSGPVSRLSREMLEDYAVVLAENAAEMGLMMG from the coding sequence GTGGAGGACCGTAAACTGACTGTACGCGCGGTAGAACGGGCGTTGGATATATTGCTGTGTTTTACACAGGAAAGTGATCTGAGCCTGACCGAGATTGCCTCCAAGATCAGTCTGCACAAAAGCACGGTGCACCGGCTGCTGACCACGCTGGAGGAAAAAGGGTTCCTTCTGCGCAATGAAGCCACAGAGAAATACCGCCTGGGTATCCGTATCTGGGAGCTGTCCACGCATCTTCCAACCCTGGATGAACCGGCGGCGCTGCTGCTTCCGGCGATGGAAAAGCTGCGTGACCAGCTCGGAGAGACGGTAAGCCTGTATCTGCGCGATGGTCTGGAGCGTGTACGCATACAGGCTGTGCAGAGCCGCCAGGCGATCCGCCGGGTCGCACAGATCGGGGCCAGGCTGCCGCTTTCGGTAGGCGCTTCGAGCAAGGTGCTGGCAGCTTATGCTCCCCATGAGGTTCAGACCCGTCTGCTGGCCGACCCGAACTGGCCGGAGGCTGTGGACAAAAGTGTATATTTGGAGCAGCTGCAGGAGATCACCCGCCTAGGTTATGCGACAAGCTTCGAGGAACGGGAGCCGGGTGCGGCAGCGGTGGCTGTGCCCATTGTCGGACGGGCGGGAAAAGTAGTCGCAGCGCTTTCACTGTCAGGGCCAGTCAGCAGGCTCTCGCGGGAGATGCTGGAGGACTATGCCGTGGTATTGGCTGAAAACGCCGCAGAAATGGGCCTGATGATGGGCTAA
- the acnA gene encoding aconitate hydratase AcnA → MPSKDHFSLARTLESGGKSYRYYHLNSLEKQGAGDISSLPFSIKVLLEAAVRQYDGRAITEEHVKQLAGWSGGIDRNKEIPFIPARIVLQDFTGVPVVVDLAAMRDTVKKAGGDPKKINPLVPVDLVIDHSVMVDAFGTADALEYNMNVEFERNEERYRFLRWAQTAFNNFRAVPPATGIVHQVNLEYLASVATTKNVDGETVVYPDSLVGTDSHTTMINGLGVVGWGVGGIEAEAGMLGQPLYFVTPDVVGFKLTGSLVEGATATDLALTVTQMLRKKGVVGKFVEFYGPGLANISLADRATVANMAPEYGATIGFFPVDDETLAYLRSTGRPDELVELVGDYYKAQGMFRTSDTPDPAFTDTIELDLASVVPSLAGPKRPQDRVELTHMKENFEGIIRTPVDKGGYGLSDEKISEVVEVQHKNGTTSKLSTGAVVIAAITSCTNTSNPSVMLGAGLLAKKAVERGLTKPGYVKSSLTPGSLVVTEYLEKADLLKPLEALGFYLAGYGCATCIGNSGPLPDEVSQAITDNDMTVAAVISGNRNFEGRVHAQVKANYLASPPLVVAYALAGTVNIDLKTEPLGYDPQGEPVYLADIWPTSAEIREAISLSLSPEMFRRKYENVFTANERWNSIPVPEGELYEWDDNSTYIQNPPFFENLADGVGDIKDIRNARVLALLADSVTTDHISPAGNISTSGPAGEYLRSHGVERADFNSYGSRRGNHEVMMRGTFANIRIRNAVAPGTEGGVTTFLPSEEVMSIYDASMLYQSAGQNLIVIAGKEYGTGSSRDWAAKGTLLLGVKAVIAESFERIHRSNLVGMGVLPLQFQEGHGWSSMGLTGRETFNITGLGNDVQPGQELTVTATREDGTQFEFPVIARLDSTVDIDYYRNGGILQTVLRQMLADAATSDSALPVE, encoded by the coding sequence ATGCCAAGCAAGGACCATTTTTCGCTGGCCCGCACCCTGGAGTCAGGCGGCAAAAGCTATCGCTACTATCATCTTAACTCCCTAGAAAAGCAAGGCGCAGGCGATATTTCCTCGCTGCCGTTTTCCATCAAAGTATTGCTTGAAGCCGCAGTCCGCCAATACGACGGACGCGCGATTACCGAAGAACACGTGAAGCAGCTGGCCGGCTGGTCAGGCGGCATCGACCGCAACAAAGAAATCCCCTTTATCCCGGCCCGGATTGTACTGCAGGATTTCACCGGCGTCCCGGTAGTTGTAGATCTGGCAGCCATGCGCGATACCGTCAAGAAAGCCGGCGGCGATCCGAAGAAGATCAATCCGCTCGTCCCGGTAGATCTGGTTATTGACCACTCGGTTATGGTTGATGCTTTTGGTACCGCAGACGCGCTGGAATACAATATGAATGTAGAGTTCGAACGCAACGAAGAACGCTACCGTTTCCTGCGCTGGGCGCAGACAGCCTTCAACAATTTCCGCGCTGTTCCCCCGGCAACAGGAATTGTCCACCAGGTCAATCTGGAGTATCTGGCTTCCGTGGCCACCACGAAGAACGTTGACGGTGAAACCGTAGTATACCCGGATTCCCTGGTCGGAACCGATTCCCATACCACGATGATTAACGGTCTTGGCGTAGTAGGCTGGGGCGTGGGCGGCATTGAGGCCGAAGCCGGAATGCTGGGGCAGCCGCTTTATTTTGTGACACCGGATGTAGTGGGCTTCAAGCTTACAGGCAGTCTGGTTGAAGGGGCTACCGCTACCGATCTGGCCCTGACTGTCACCCAAATGCTGCGCAAAAAAGGCGTAGTCGGCAAATTTGTCGAATTCTACGGACCGGGTCTGGCCAACATCAGCCTGGCGGACCGCGCAACAGTGGCCAACATGGCTCCCGAATACGGCGCAACTATCGGTTTCTTCCCGGTGGACGACGAGACGCTTGCCTACCTGCGCAGCACCGGCCGCCCGGATGAGCTTGTAGAGCTGGTTGGAGACTACTATAAGGCGCAGGGGATGTTCCGCACCTCGGATACGCCGGACCCGGCATTCACCGATACCATTGAACTTGACCTTGCTTCTGTAGTTCCAAGCCTTGCCGGACCGAAACGTCCGCAGGACCGTGTTGAGCTGACGCATATGAAAGAAAACTTCGAAGGGATTATCCGCACACCGGTCGACAAGGGCGGCTATGGCCTCAGCGATGAAAAAATCAGCGAGGTTGTCGAAGTGCAGCATAAGAACGGGACTACCAGCAAGCTCAGCACTGGCGCGGTTGTGATTGCAGCCATTACGAGCTGTACGAATACTTCCAACCCAAGTGTAATGCTGGGGGCCGGTCTGCTGGCCAAGAAAGCTGTAGAACGCGGACTGACCAAACCCGGATACGTAAAAAGCAGTCTCACGCCAGGCTCACTGGTTGTTACCGAGTACCTGGAAAAGGCCGATCTGCTGAAGCCGCTGGAAGCGCTCGGCTTCTATCTGGCCGGCTACGGCTGTGCCACCTGTATCGGCAACTCCGGCCCGCTGCCGGATGAAGTCAGCCAGGCGATTACAGACAATGATATGACAGTAGCTGCTGTAATATCCGGGAACCGGAACTTTGAGGGCCGTGTGCATGCCCAGGTCAAAGCGAATTACCTGGCGTCGCCGCCGCTTGTCGTAGCTTACGCCCTGGCAGGCACAGTCAACATTGATCTGAAGACGGAGCCGCTGGGCTATGATCCGCAAGGCGAGCCTGTATACCTTGCCGATATCTGGCCAACCTCCGCGGAAATCCGCGAAGCTATCAGCCTCTCCCTGAGTCCGGAGATGTTCCGCCGCAAATATGAGAATGTATTTACGGCCAACGAACGTTGGAACTCTATTCCAGTGCCGGAAGGCGAGCTGTACGAATGGGATGACAACTCTACGTACATCCAGAACCCGCCGTTCTTTGAGAATCTGGCAGACGGGGTCGGCGATATCAAAGACATCCGCAATGCCCGCGTACTCGCGCTGCTTGCCGATTCCGTAACCACCGACCACATCTCGCCAGCAGGCAATATCTCGACCTCTGGCCCGGCCGGCGAATATTTGCGGAGCCATGGCGTGGAACGTGCAGACTTCAACTCCTACGGCTCACGCCGCGGGAACCATGAAGTGATGATGCGCGGCACGTTTGCGAATATCCGCATCCGCAACGCGGTCGCTCCGGGAACGGAAGGCGGAGTCACCACCTTCCTGCCAAGCGAAGAAGTGATGTCGATCTATGATGCGTCCATGCTGTACCAATCCGCAGGACAGAATCTGATCGTCATCGCCGGCAAGGAATACGGCACCGGCAGCTCACGCGACTGGGCAGCCAAAGGCACGCTCCTGCTGGGCGTCAAAGCGGTTATCGCCGAGAGCTTCGAGCGGATTCACCGCAGCAATCTCGTCGGCATGGGCGTACTTCCGCTGCAATTCCAGGAAGGCCATGGCTGGAGCAGCATGGGCCTGACCGGACGCGAGACCTTCAACATCACCGGACTTGGCAATGATGTTCAGCCGGGTCAGGAGCTGACTGTCACAGCAACCCGCGAAGACGGCACCCAGTTCGAGTTCCCGGTTATTGCCCGTCTCGACAGCACCGTTGATATCGACTACTACCGGAATGGCGGTATTCTGCAGACCGTCCTCCGCCAGATGCTGGCTGATGCCGCCACATCGGATTCAGCGCTGCCGGTAGAATAA
- a CDS encoding amidase domain-containing protein: MEQQWKQSLYVYVDQVNKGRVAPGAEQQRSTVRNPQFLLEQGERSRRLAQWYEQRGITPLRSETGVRTLRTVRQNPSEVVADVALHSALYYEKGGITHREDVIESERLTFVLEGSTWEIAAVERSVPERNSMRRVVGAEPVLRLSKWGEALPVPQPSQPLLNKSILRGITSSKEVRYRREDAAAYADRWWKDGNPEFEVFEVDCTNYVSQCLFAGGAPINYTGKRETGWWYKGYNGAQEWWSFSWAVSDSLQRYLSADRSSGLRAEAVERADQLMLGDVIQYDWDGNGHYQHSTIVTAFDAAGQPLVNARTVSSRHRYWDYRDSYAWTDRTAYRFFHINDYL, encoded by the coding sequence ATGGAGCAGCAGTGGAAGCAAAGTCTGTATGTGTATGTAGATCAAGTGAATAAGGGGCGGGTGGCGCCCGGTGCCGAGCAGCAGCGAAGCACGGTCCGGAACCCGCAGTTCCTGCTGGAGCAGGGGGAACGCTCCCGGCGGCTCGCGCAGTGGTACGAGCAGCGCGGCATTACACCGCTGCGTTCGGAGACGGGTGTCCGCACGCTCCGGACCGTCCGGCAGAACCCGTCCGAGGTGGTGGCGGATGTGGCGCTGCACAGTGCGCTGTATTATGAGAAAGGCGGCATTACTCACCGAGAGGATGTCATTGAATCGGAGCGGCTGACTTTTGTGCTTGAAGGGAGCACCTGGGAAATTGCCGCTGTTGAGCGCAGTGTGCCGGAGCGGAATTCAATGCGCAGAGTGGTAGGAGCGGAACCGGTGCTGCGGCTGTCCAAATGGGGGGAAGCGCTCCCTGTCCCGCAGCCGTCGCAGCCGCTGCTTAACAAGAGTATTCTCCGGGGGATTACCAGCAGCAAAGAGGTGCGCTATCGCCGGGAAGACGCTGCAGCCTATGCAGACCGGTGGTGGAAAGACGGCAATCCGGAGTTCGAAGTGTTCGAAGTGGACTGCACCAATTATGTGTCCCAATGTCTCTTTGCAGGGGGGGCGCCTATCAACTATACTGGTAAAAGAGAAACGGGCTGGTGGTACAAAGGCTACAATGGCGCGCAGGAATGGTGGAGTTTTAGCTGGGCCGTGTCGGACAGTCTGCAGCGCTATTTAAGCGCAGACCGAAGCAGCGGACTCCGGGCCGAGGCGGTTGAACGGGCGGATCAGCTGATGCTTGGTGATGTCATACAGTACGATTGGGACGGCAACGGCCATTATCAGCACAGTACGATTGTTACCGCTTTTGATGCAGCTGGGCAACCGCTTGTGAATGCGCGGACGGTCAGCAGCCGGCACCGCTATTGGGATTACCGTGATTCCTATGCATGGACCGACAGAACGGCCTACCGTTTTTTCCATATTAATGACTACTTATAA
- a CDS encoding sensor histidine kinase: MQTWKALKQKIGDFRFQTKIKLSFLLVSMIPVIVLGSFCFSETRSLLVQQSKADLNATLKQSVLAVNNQLDVYNKVMNFLSFNQEIVNAANTTYTSAYEMYDQLNNVIDQNFFTARYLNTGVEQIILYTGTNLPPHGNTVRPIDEIKEASWYPLVMKSVDVLWFSSGESVYSARRLLSTKQENPKDNILFALVDYDALFKTFEPLESHGAEIMIMDSNGDSIYSSGADRKNSVIPISDKTADEFHWSGKNYTVLQSSIPITGWNVYLYKPTSLITNSAWWIALTVLLMIAACIAAVVVAGTLFSRKIMLPIHRLHKNMKLIGEGNLEIKVFSDSKDEIGDLIRGFGSMLGRTKTLIDTVYVGEIARKEYEMKALQAQINPHFLYNSLSLINWRALRIHATDISEMAQLLSTFYRTTLNKGENLILVSDEILNVQSYINIQLIMHSNSFEIDYQIDDSILSCRMPNLMLQPLIENAIIHGIENREDGGGIIHLSGKKEGQSIVFLITDNGIGVEQERLALLLKSQSKGYGLKNVNDRAVVMYGEQYGLTINSVPGKGTQVLLKIPYDEHN, from the coding sequence ATGCAAACGTGGAAGGCCCTTAAACAGAAAATCGGAGACTTTAGATTTCAAACGAAAATAAAGCTTTCATTTTTGCTGGTCAGCATGATTCCTGTTATTGTTCTCGGAAGTTTCTGCTTCTCAGAAACCAGATCGCTCTTAGTGCAGCAGTCAAAAGCCGATCTGAATGCCACATTAAAACAAAGCGTCCTGGCTGTAAACAACCAGCTGGATGTCTACAATAAAGTAATGAATTTTCTGAGCTTCAACCAGGAGATTGTGAATGCCGCCAACACCACGTATACCAGTGCGTATGAAATGTATGACCAGTTAAATAACGTAATCGATCAGAATTTCTTTACAGCGCGTTACTTGAACACCGGGGTAGAACAAATCATCCTGTATACCGGAACAAATCTGCCTCCACATGGAAACACTGTAAGACCTATCGATGAAATCAAAGAAGCCTCATGGTACCCGCTTGTAATGAAGTCGGTTGATGTTCTTTGGTTTTCCAGCGGGGAAAGTGTATATAGTGCCCGGCGTCTCCTCAGCACAAAACAGGAAAATCCCAAAGATAATATTCTGTTTGCACTTGTAGACTATGATGCACTGTTTAAAACGTTTGAACCCCTCGAATCTCATGGAGCGGAGATCATGATAATGGACTCCAATGGAGATTCTATCTATTCTTCGGGAGCTGACCGTAAAAATTCAGTTATCCCCATTTCCGATAAGACAGCTGATGAGTTTCATTGGAGTGGGAAGAACTACACCGTCCTGCAATCTTCGATCCCGATTACAGGATGGAATGTATATTTGTATAAGCCGACAAGCCTGATCACCAACTCGGCATGGTGGATTGCTTTGACTGTCCTGTTGATGATTGCCGCCTGCATCGCTGCAGTCGTTGTGGCTGGCACACTCTTTTCCCGGAAAATTATGCTGCCTATTCACCGCCTGCACAAAAATATGAAACTTATAGGAGAAGGGAATTTAGAGATTAAAGTTTTCAGCGATTCTAAAGATGAAATTGGAGATCTGATCCGAGGGTTTGGAAGTATGCTGGGAAGAACCAAGACGCTAATTGATACTGTGTATGTGGGAGAAATCGCACGCAAGGAATACGAAATGAAAGCTCTGCAGGCGCAAATCAATCCTCATTTTCTATACAATTCCCTGTCATTAATAAATTGGAGAGCGCTTCGAATACATGCGACGGATATTAGTGAAATGGCACAGCTATTATCTACTTTTTACCGTACTACGCTCAATAAGGGCGAGAATCTGATATTGGTTTCCGACGAAATTCTTAATGTTCAGTCCTATATTAATATACAGTTGATTATGCACAGCAACAGTTTCGAGATAGATTATCAGATTGATGACTCCATTCTTTCCTGCCGTATGCCCAATTTAATGCTCCAGCCTTTAATCGAAAATGCGATCATTCATGGAATTGAAAACCGGGAAGACGGCGGTGGAATCATACATCTCTCAGGCAAAAAAGAAGGTCAAAGTATAGTTTTTCTGATAACTGACAATGGAATTGGAGTAGAGCAGGAGCGGCTTGCTCTATTGCTTAAATCTCAATCTAAAGGATACGGACTTAAAAATGTAAATGACCGGGCAGTGGTAATGTACGGCGAACAGTATGGACTGACGATTAACAGTGTTCCCGGAAAAGGAACTCAAGTTTTACTCAAAATTCCTTATGATGAACACAATTAA
- a CDS encoding response regulator transcription factor — MLTILIADDQREEREGIEFLINELGFVLHIETAENGRKALEYLEQNPVDILFTDVRMPLMDGLQLTTEALNLNPKLKVILFSGFAEFEYAKTAISLGVSEYLLKPINVEAFQNTMQKVIAQLTDQEQENIASQIKLEYVKKHVLFNLVNGLGIPSSMKEISFELPDHYHGMFLLEFDKNFFENAGPEFEEFILSLLKDPVDYVNLNGCQSLLLFPHLPADSPCSFRDLGTFLHDSILDNYKVHCYLAINDEFTVLDDLSAALIRLDQLMEYRFFSPDYFVFEVKKDFYFSNDMLPGLSDCDLLNHIRNNLKERDIFSLRANTDLLYQKYANQAQFSQLYVKYMFSSLYQEIMTSSAPVSEIELSYGIEKIYKSEELKEIKEIIIAGIALLDQEYGSSEFLNRDIAAVKQYIEDHYGEDLSLDLLAAKIHLSPHYLSSIFKKNTGCGLNKYIKNVRMNIAKDMLQQTHLKVSDICYTVGFQNVSYFCQNFRDFFGQTPEKFRQYNQK; from the coding sequence ATGTTAACGATACTAATAGCAGATGACCAAAGGGAAGAACGGGAAGGCATTGAATTTCTCATTAATGAACTGGGGTTTGTCCTCCATATAGAGACGGCGGAGAACGGCCGAAAGGCTCTCGAGTATCTGGAGCAAAATCCTGTTGATATCCTCTTTACTGATGTTCGGATGCCCTTGATGGATGGTTTACAGCTTACAACAGAAGCTTTAAACCTCAATCCCAAATTAAAAGTTATTCTTTTCAGCGGGTTCGCTGAATTTGAATATGCAAAAACCGCCATCTCCCTCGGTGTTTCTGAATATCTTCTCAAGCCGATCAATGTTGAAGCTTTCCAGAATACCATGCAAAAAGTAATCGCCCAGCTAACAGATCAGGAACAGGAAAACATCGCTTCGCAAATTAAACTTGAATATGTCAAAAAACATGTGCTTTTTAATCTTGTTAATGGCCTGGGAATACCTTCCTCTATGAAGGAGATCTCCTTCGAGCTTCCAGATCATTATCATGGAATGTTTTTGCTGGAATTTGATAAGAACTTTTTTGAAAATGCCGGACCGGAGTTTGAGGAGTTTATCTTGTCTTTACTGAAGGACCCTGTTGATTATGTAAATTTGAATGGCTGTCAGAGCTTGCTGTTATTTCCCCATCTGCCGGCAGATTCCCCCTGTTCTTTCCGTGATTTAGGCACGTTTTTGCATGATAGTATATTAGATAACTATAAAGTACATTGCTACCTCGCTATCAATGATGAATTCACGGTGCTGGACGATCTTTCCGCCGCTTTGATTCGGTTAGATCAACTGATGGAATACCGGTTCTTCTCACCGGATTATTTTGTATTTGAAGTGAAGAAAGATTTTTATTTTTCTAATGACATGCTCCCCGGGTTATCAGATTGCGATCTTTTGAATCACATCAGAAATAATCTGAAAGAAAGGGACATATTCAGCCTTAGAGCAAATACAGATCTTTTGTATCAAAAATATGCGAATCAGGCTCAATTTTCACAATTATATGTCAAGTATATGTTCTCTTCTTTGTATCAGGAGATTATGACATCTTCTGCACCTGTATCTGAAATTGAATTGAGCTATGGAATCGAAAAAATATATAAGTCCGAAGAATTAAAGGAAATAAAAGAGATTATAATTGCCGGGATTGCTCTTCTTGATCAGGAGTATGGCAGTTCGGAATTTTTAAACCGGGATATTGCCGCCGTAAAGCAGTACATCGAGGATCATTATGGCGAGGATTTGAGTTTGGATCTTCTTGCTGCAAAGATACATTTATCGCCCCATTATTTAAGCTCCATTTTCAAAAAAAATACGGGATGCGGACTGAACAAGTATATTAAAAATGTCCGTATGAATATAGCGAAGGACATGCTGCAGCAAACACATCTTAAGGTTTCGGATATTTGTTATACAGTGGGGTTTCAAAACGTTTCTTATTTCTGTCAGAATTTTAGAGATTTTTTTGGGCAAACACCTGAGAAATTCCGGCAGTACAATCAGAAATAA